From bacterium:
AATATAGGATTCCCCGAAAAAGAAGCAGAAATAAAGATAAAATTGGTTAACAATCATAATGATTCTATAAAGATTATTAAGGCAGTTTGTGAGATTCCAGGAAATAATAATATAATTTTAGACGATAGTTACATTATCAAAGAGAATGAAATAAAAATAATAAAGTTTAATTTACAGATTCCTATGGATTGTTCTGGCGGTGATATATATAAAACAAAAGTAAAATTTACATATTCTTTAAAAGAAAAATATTTAACTGAAGTGCAAGATTTAGGGCTATTTGTAGCAGAGCCTTTAGCTGTTACAATTGATGAGACCCTTGATTTGGTAAAAGCAGGAGAAGAAGCAAATATAACTACATACATCCAAAATTTTACTGATAAAAGTTTAGATGGTATTTTGAGAATAATCTTTCCAGAAGAATGGGGATATAAAACCCCTAAAGAAATCCCTTTTTTTGTTAAAAAAGATTCTTTATATAAAGAGGTTTCTTATAATATCAGATTGCCAGATTGGATAGGTGAAATAGAGTCAAAAGCAAAGGTAGAAGTTTTATTTAATAATAAGATATTTTGTTCAAGAGATGTAGATATCTTTGCAGATATAAGCGTTCCAATAACCCTTTGTAAGAAGGCAAAAAAAGATATTAAGATAGATGGTAATTTAGATGAATGGAATAATGCTATACCTATAAAACTTGATTCTAAAGAACATAATAAAATAAAAACATGGGAAGGGGAAAATGATTTAAGTGCAGTTGCATATACTCTATGGAATGAAAAGTATTTATATTTTGCAGCTGAAATCAGGGATGATAAGTTCTGTCAAAATAATGGAGATGGATCTTCATGGAATGGAGACGCAATACAGATTGGTTTTGATAACTCGTTAGATAAAACTAATAATGATCCATTTGTATCAGAATTTGTCCTTTCCCTTGTAAAAGACAAAAATTCAGTATGGCAGTTTCAACCTAAGAGCGGTAATAATAGAGATGTAAGGTCAGTTATAAGAAAAACTGATTATGGTTTGGTGTATGAGGCTGCTTTCCCATTGGAAACTATTACATATTGTAAATTTAGAGATGGGTTGGAAATGGGATTTAATTTTACAGTGCACGATGATGATGGAAGTGGTTTTAAAGGTTGGTTAGAATGGACACCCGGTATCTGTGGAAAGCATGATGAGAAATTATGGGGAAAGTTGATTTTAAAGGAGTAGAAATTAATTCTTTACAGGCTGAATAGTGATATTTTTTATAGTGCAGTATTGGGGGGAAGACAGCTTTAAAGCATGCGGGATTGGTTGTACAAAAGTAAGGCGACAGGAGGCATGGAATAGATCCAGATAACAAAACGAGTAACTTTTTTCATATTAGATTGCCTTCTTTTTTTTTGTATTTTGCTTTATTCTACACACGAGGTAGAGAGGCAAGCTAATTTTTAGTAGTGTATTGGAATACGATAGGTTATTAGAAAATTACTAATAATATTTTGGCAATACGTACTACAAATGAAGGAGATGCATTATGCGTATAGGACTTATTGGAGCGGCGTCACTTGGTGGAGAACATTATTACAATTTGCTTGAGGGCGTTATTGATGGACGGATTGAGGATATTGTGCTCTGTGATAACAATCCGAATTTTAAGCCTGTGGAAATGGTTGAGTTTTCCAATATATATTCCCTTCAAGCTAAAAATTCAATTTCTAGTGCTCCAAAACGCATTCAGATGTATCATAACATCTACAAGAATCTCAAGGAAAAATTTCCCGTTTACTATAATGATTACAAAGAAATGCTTGAGAATGAGAATCTGGATGCTGTTATCATTGGCACTCCAAATTATCTTCATGCTGAAATGGCTGTAGAGACACTCTCTCGCAAAATTTCTACTCTATGCGAGAAACCGTTAGCTGTTTCAATAGCTGAAGTCGATCGTATTTTATCTGCTGCTCGTAAGAACGATACATTGCTGCAGGTTGGGTTAGAAATACGTTATCAAAAATTATTTTCGTTTTTACGTGAGAAGCTTGATGATAATATTCTTGGCGATTTAAAGATGGCATGGGGCAGGGAATTTCGCGGTGACTGGAAAGCTGATCCCGGGACAATTGATACAGGAGACGGACTTAATCGTAACTGGCGATTCTCACAACGACATAGTGGAGGCTCTATTCTGGAAAAGCTCTGTCACGATTTAGACATAATGTATTGGCTTATCGGGTCTAAACCGGTTAAAGCTACGGCATATGGAGGAATAGACTTTTACGCACCAGATAGCCGTGACACGATTGATAATGCAGTATTTATTGTTGAGTATGCAAATGGTGTGAGACTCAATTTTGAATACTGCATGTTTGCGCCTTATCATGGAAGATTTAAGGGGCGTTACATGGGGTTAATTGGCACAAAAGGGATGCTTGATATTGACGAACGAGCAGGATGCGTGCAATTCTATGAAAAAAAACGGCTAAAGAAGATGGTTACTACTTTTGATAATCTTGATCTCCCAACTCTTCCCGGTCACCACCAAGGAAATTCAACTCTTCTTGCATTCAATGACTTTTATGAGTATGTAACCAAAGGAGCCAAAAAAGCGCGTTATAATCCGGAAGATGTACGGGTTAGCACTCATCTTTGTCTTGCCCTGGAGGAATCCATAAAACGTTCAGGAGAAACTATTAATTTGGAATCATTTTAAAAGAAAGGATATCATATGAAAGAGAAAATGAACATTGTCGTGGTTGTTTTGGACACATTGCGTGCTAAACATCTTGGATGTTATGGAAACACGAAAATTCGCACTCCGAATATTGATGCATTTGATAAACGCAGTGTACGTTTCACGCGGGCATATCCTGAAAGTCTTCCTACTATTCCTGTGCGGCGCGCATTTCACACAGGCCGTAGAGCTTATCCGTTCAGGGACTATAAACCACTAAAATGGGGTACAGTCTATCTTCCAGGTTGGCAGCCAATGGCTGACGAGAAAGACACACTTGCTGAAAATTTGGCTGATGCAGGATATCAAACAGGCTTTGTGTGCACCACTCAGCACTGCTGGAACCCTGGATACAACTTTCAGAGGGGATTTTGGCAGTGGGAATTTGTGCGCGGCTACTCAGGCGAGGATCGCTGGCATTCGCCTTTCTCAGTGCCGCGCAGCTCCATTAGACATTATGGAGATTCGGATGAACTGATGAAACGTCCCCACGCAGGTATGGGAGCGCCGATGGTTCTCGCTAACCGCGGATGTGTCATGAAAGATGAGAAAACCGCAACAGCCAGAGCTTTCAAATGGGCCTGCAAGTTTATGGAAGATAATCGTAAGCATCCATTCTATCTTATGATTGATTCCTTTGCTCCTCATGAGCCATGGGAAGCTCCTGAGAAATATTATTTGATGTACGGAGATCCCGATTACGATGGAGTCAAGTATCTTTCCGCACACTATGGTCCTGCAGATGACTATTCGGAGAAAGAGATTGAGTATATGAAAGCCCAATACTCAGGTTTGGTCACCCATGTAGATCGCTGGTTTGGAGAGTTACTTCACAAGCTGGACTCTCTTGGGCTGGCTGGAAACACAGCAGTTCTGTTTATCAGTGATCATGGCACTAATTTCTGCGATAATCCTCGGAATGTAATAGGCAAACCTGCAAACGCTATGTATCCGGGCGTTATGCAGTTGCCTTTCCTTGTACGTACGCCGGATGAAGCAAATGCAGGAAGTGTTCGCAATGAACTGGTTTACAATCTTGATTTAACGGCAACGGTATATGACTTGGCAGCTATAACGTCAAAAGATGGAATCCATGGACAAAGCGTTCTTCCTCTGGTGCAAGACACTGAAGGATGGAAATTTAGAGATTACGTTACCTGCCGATATACAGATTCGCTTTGCTACATTGATAATGATACATGGGCTCTCGGCAATATTAACGGGAAGATGCAGGAGGTCTTTGACTTAAAGTCTGACCCGAACTGTGTGGTTATGCTTGACAAGAACGATGCGCTTTCTAGATGGAAGAATGCATGGGAATGTCTTTTGCAAGATGCCGGCGGTAATTTCCCTGACTATCGCGGCGAAAGAATAACAGATGCGCTTGGACGAAAGCGTTACACTTATAGAAAAACAGTTATAAAGGAGGCATAAAATGTTTATAGACATCCATGCTCACGCATTTAAAAATCATCCGTCACTTCTGGGAAGGCGGCTG
This genomic window contains:
- a CDS encoding Gfo/Idh/MocA family oxidoreductase; its protein translation is MRIGLIGAASLGGEHYYNLLEGVIDGRIEDIVLCDNNPNFKPVEMVEFSNIYSLQAKNSISSAPKRIQMYHNIYKNLKEKFPVYYNDYKEMLENENLDAVIIGTPNYLHAEMAVETLSRKISTLCEKPLAVSIAEVDRILSAARKNDTLLQVGLEIRYQKLFSFLREKLDDNILGDLKMAWGREFRGDWKADPGTIDTGDGLNRNWRFSQRHSGGSILEKLCHDLDIMYWLIGSKPVKATAYGGIDFYAPDSRDTIDNAVFIVEYANGVRLNFEYCMFAPYHGRFKGRYMGLIGTKGMLDIDERAGCVQFYEKKRLKKMVTTFDNLDLPTLPGHHQGNSTLLAFNDFYEYVTKGAKKARYNPEDVRVSTHLCLALEESIKRSGETINLESF
- a CDS encoding sulfatase-like hydrolase/transferase, producing the protein MKEKMNIVVVVLDTLRAKHLGCYGNTKIRTPNIDAFDKRSVRFTRAYPESLPTIPVRRAFHTGRRAYPFRDYKPLKWGTVYLPGWQPMADEKDTLAENLADAGYQTGFVCTTQHCWNPGYNFQRGFWQWEFVRGYSGEDRWHSPFSVPRSSIRHYGDSDELMKRPHAGMGAPMVLANRGCVMKDEKTATARAFKWACKFMEDNRKHPFYLMIDSFAPHEPWEAPEKYYLMYGDPDYDGVKYLSAHYGPADDYSEKEIEYMKAQYSGLVTHVDRWFGELLHKLDSLGLAGNTAVLFISDHGTNFCDNPRNVIGKPANAMYPGVMQLPFLVRTPDEANAGSVRNELVYNLDLTATVYDLAAITSKDGIHGQSVLPLVQDTEGWKFRDYVTCRYTDSLCYIDNDTWALGNINGKMQEVFDLKSDPNCVVMLDKNDALSRWKNAWECLLQDAGGNFPDYRGERITDALGRKRYTYRKTVIKEA